One Mesorhizobium loti genomic window carries:
- a CDS encoding sulfate ABC transporter inner membrane subunit CysT gives MTTAPAQAGWRFRQPSVIPGFGLTLGFSLAYLTLIILIPLSGLVWRSASLGWVEFWAIASDRRTINALEISFGTAFLAAAVNVVFGTLVAWVLVRYRFPGRRIVDAMVDLPFALPTAVAGIALTTLYAPNGWIGKLLMPLGIKVAYTPLGIVVALVFIGLPFVVRTVQPIMEEIDKEVEEAAATLGASRFQIITRVLFPGLAPAIITGFSLAFARGVGEYGSVIFIAGNLPYKSEIAPLLIVIRLEEYNYPAATAIAAIMLALSFVMLLVVNLVQTWSRKRYG, from the coding sequence ATGACCACAGCACCCGCGCAGGCGGGGTGGCGATTCAGGCAGCCGAGTGTCATTCCGGGTTTCGGATTGACGCTCGGCTTCTCGCTTGCCTACCTCACCCTCATCATCCTCATTCCGCTTTCCGGGCTGGTCTGGCGCTCGGCCTCGCTCGGCTGGGTTGAATTCTGGGCGATCGCCAGCGACCGCCGCACCATCAATGCGTTGGAAATCAGCTTCGGCACCGCCTTCCTCGCGGCAGCCGTCAATGTCGTCTTCGGCACGCTGGTCGCCTGGGTGCTGGTGCGCTATCGCTTTCCCGGCCGCCGCATCGTCGACGCCATGGTCGATCTGCCTTTCGCGCTACCGACCGCGGTTGCCGGCATTGCGCTCACCACGCTCTATGCGCCGAACGGCTGGATCGGCAAATTGCTGATGCCGCTCGGCATCAAGGTCGCCTATACGCCGCTCGGCATCGTCGTCGCGCTCGTCTTCATCGGTCTGCCCTTCGTCGTGCGCACCGTGCAGCCGATCATGGAGGAGATCGACAAGGAGGTTGAGGAAGCCGCCGCCACGCTTGGCGCCAGCCGCTTCCAGATCATCACCCGCGTGCTGTTCCCGGGTCTGGCGCCGGCCATCATCACCGGCTTTTCGCTGGCCTTCGCGCGCGGCGTCGGTGAATACGGCTCGGTCATCTTCATCGCCGGCAATCTGCCCTACAAATCCGAGATCGCGCCGCTTTTGATCGTCATCCGGCTGGAGGAGTACAACTACCCGGCGGCGACCGCGATCGCGGCGATCATGCTCGCCCTGTCGTTCGTCATGCTTCTGGTGGTCAATCTCGTGCAGACATGGAGCCGCAAGCGCTATGGCTGA
- a CDS encoding sulfate ABC transporter inner membrane subunit CysW: MADPEIKSYEPYHESRSAAVTESRPAQAVLMAIAFVFLGVFLLLPLIIVFHEALAKGISAYTQALGEPDARSAIHLTLLVAAISVPLNVVFGISAAWAIAKFEFKGKAFLTTLIDLPFSVSPVISGLVYVLLFGAQGLLGEWLKGHGIQILFAVPGIVLATVFVTFPFVARELIPLMQEQGNGDEEAALSLGANGWQTFWYVTLPNVKWGLLYGVLLCNARAMGEFGAVSVVSGHIRGLTNTMPLHVEILYNEYNAVGAFAVASLLAGLALVTLVLKTLLEMRYGAELAATRGH; encoded by the coding sequence ATGGCTGATCCCGAAATCAAATCCTACGAACCCTACCATGAGAGCCGCTCAGCGGCAGTGACCGAGAGCCGGCCGGCACAGGCCGTGCTGATGGCGATCGCCTTTGTCTTCCTCGGCGTCTTCCTGCTTTTGCCGCTGATCATCGTCTTCCACGAGGCGCTGGCGAAAGGCATCAGTGCCTATACGCAAGCGCTGGGCGAACCGGATGCACGCTCGGCGATCCACCTGACACTGCTTGTCGCTGCGATCTCGGTACCGCTCAATGTCGTGTTCGGCATATCCGCCGCCTGGGCCATCGCCAAGTTCGAGTTCAAGGGCAAGGCCTTCCTCACCACGCTGATCGACCTGCCCTTCTCGGTCTCGCCGGTCATTTCTGGTCTGGTCTATGTGCTGCTGTTCGGCGCGCAAGGGTTGCTCGGTGAGTGGCTGAAGGGACATGGCATCCAGATCCTGTTCGCCGTGCCGGGCATTGTGCTCGCCACCGTCTTCGTCACCTTCCCCTTCGTCGCCCGCGAGCTGATCCCGCTGATGCAGGAACAGGGCAATGGCGATGAAGAAGCAGCGCTTTCGCTCGGCGCCAATGGCTGGCAGACCTTCTGGTATGTGACCTTGCCCAACGTCAAATGGGGCCTGCTCTATGGCGTGCTCCTGTGCAACGCGCGCGCCATGGGCGAATTCGGCGCGGTGTCGGTGGTGTCGGGCCATATACGCGGCCTGACCAACACCATGCCGCTGCATGTCGAAATCCTCTACAACGAGTACAATGCGGTCGGCGCCTTTGCCGTCGCCTCATTGCTTGCCGGGCTGGCGCTCGTCACGCTGGTCTTGAAAACACTGCTCGAGATGCGCTACGGCGCCGAACTCGCCGCGACGCGCGGGCATTAG
- a CDS encoding sulfate ABC transporter ATPase, whose translation MEVRVANVRKEFERFPALHDVSLDIKSGELIALLGPSGSGKTTLLRLIAGLERPTRGKIFFGDEDASQKSIQERNVGFVFQHYALFRHMTVADNIGFGLKVRHGSSRPPAQEIRRRASELLDLVQLSGLEKRYPAQLSGGQRQRVALARAMAIEPKVLLLDEPFGALDAQVRRELRRWLREIHDRTGHTTVFVTHDQEEALELADRVVVMSQGRIEQVGTADDIYDTPNSPFVYGFIGESSSLPVKVENGEIWLADRPIGLSAPHAPEGDATLYFRPHDVELLDGCSGCIAGTVAASRRVAGTRRVELEIGGERQRVEIELPVGHPAAQKSRVAFRPGRWKLFPAA comes from the coding sequence ATGGAAGTTCGCGTTGCCAACGTACGCAAGGAGTTTGAGCGGTTTCCGGCGCTCCACGACGTGTCGCTCGACATCAAATCGGGCGAGCTGATCGCGTTGCTGGGGCCGTCCGGCTCCGGCAAGACGACGCTGCTCAGGCTGATCGCCGGGCTGGAGCGGCCGACCCGTGGAAAAATCTTCTTCGGCGACGAGGACGCCTCGCAGAAGTCGATCCAGGAGCGCAATGTCGGCTTCGTCTTCCAGCACTACGCGCTGTTCCGGCACATGACCGTGGCCGACAATATCGGCTTCGGCCTGAAAGTCCGGCATGGGTCCTCGCGGCCGCCGGCGCAGGAAATCCGCCGCCGCGCCTCCGAGCTTCTCGATCTCGTCCAGCTTTCCGGACTGGAAAAACGCTATCCGGCACAGCTCTCCGGCGGCCAGCGCCAGCGTGTCGCGCTGGCGCGCGCCATGGCGATCGAACCCAAGGTGCTGCTGCTCGACGAGCCGTTCGGCGCGCTCGATGCGCAGGTGCGCCGTGAACTGCGCCGCTGGCTGCGCGAGATCCATGACCGCACCGGCCACACCACCGTCTTCGTTACCCACGACCAGGAAGAGGCGCTGGAGCTTGCCGATCGCGTCGTGGTGATGAGCCAGGGCCGCATCGAGCAGGTCGGCACCGCCGACGATATCTACGACACGCCAAACTCGCCTTTCGTCTATGGCTTCATTGGCGAATCGAGCTCGCTTCCGGTCAAGGTCGAGAATGGCGAGATCTGGCTCGCTGATCGCCCGATCGGGCTGTCGGCGCCGCATGCGCCCGAGGGTGACGCGACGCTCTATTTCCGTCCGCACGATGTCGAACTGCTCGACGGCTGCAGCGGCTGCATCGCCGGCACGGTCGCCGCCAGCCGCCGCGTCGCGGGAACACGGCGCGTCGAGCTTGAAATCGGCGGCGAGCGCCAGCGGGTCGAGATCGAGCTGCCGGTCGGCCATCCCGCCGCGCAGAAAAGCCGGGTGGCGTTCCGCCCCGGACGTTGGAAACTGTTTCCGGCGGCCTGA